CCTCAGTGACCTAAATTACAATTAAAAGGGCAGATAACCCCACAGACAgaaagaataaataaaaaattgaatgtCATAACACCCTGAAAATTttctatgaaaagaaaaaattttcaaatctAATCCAACTATGCAATACAAGTATACTCAGCTGTTAATGTTACACCTAGAACTAGCCAATACAAGCAAACACTGTCTGAAACAGGTTACCCGAAAATGAAGAATGAGGAACAGAGTGCTATCAGCAGGGAGGAAAACACCACTGATTTTCCAGCCAGAATGGATGTTGCAGAGGAGTGAGTTGAGTTCCTGAAGCAACAAAAAACAGCATTAGATATATCACAAACAACAGAGAGAGACGGACAGagattatataatattaaaaggTCTTCATAATATACTTCTGCAAGCTTTGAAGGGCACCACAATATCTAACGTTATCTGGCGGAGCCATCTCTGTTGCACCGTTTTCCTCAGGATTGATGATTCTCATATATGTTTCATGGCCAAGATACCATCTATCAAGGTTTTCTACTCTAAGATTCCATATTCCAACATTGTCCAGAGAGACAAGGACTGCTGTCCATCCCCCAGGGTAAACCTGCAAAAAGATATTTACAGTAACTGCTAGTTACCAGTAGTGGAAAtgattctttatttttttccACAAAAGCTAGATAAATCCTTTTAACAAACTAATTGAACAAAGCTTTTTCTAAGAACATATATTGAAGAGATATGTAGCTTTAATCTCAATGGTGCAAAAACCACGAATTGGTTTTTTTAGGCAATTATCTTGCCCTAAGCTTATTATAAGACATAATAAATTTCTAAGCAATTGCCACATCCTTTGAAGCGAATGGTAAAAGATGCTTCCAAAAGATAAACCAACCTCTACTGTACTGCGAGAAATAGCATCCCAGTTATTATATGAACTTTTTTTGTCCTCAGTCCACACACCCCAGTCCATCCTGCATTTGAAATAACCAGAttatttaaattcttcaaaagtcAAGAAGCAATTCAAGAAAGGGTTAAAGCAATTTAAGAAGGGGTTAAGTAAAAACTCACCCAACCACGAAAAATGAATAACCATCCATGTGAAAACTCAGCATTTTGGTGTCATTGTTCTGCAATATGACCTGGATAAAACCCTTATATGTAGCATTAATGACAGATATGTCCATCTTGGGAGGCCTATTAAGTGGCATattgggaaaatcaagcttgtaaGCTCCCTTCACTTTGTGCAGGTCAGCAAGCCTTATTGGTGTATCAGGATTGACAAATGATATGTCATTCACTGTTGCACGTTGCTTTCCATCAATTGTAACTGGTGGCAAGCTCCTTAACACATATGTTTCAGTAATATTGATTTGGCCGTAGTGAAAAGATCCCTGTGGATTAGGGCGAGCCCCACTTGCAGTTGTATTTTGCCTAATCCAAGTGATATTGACAACATTAATGTTGGAATCACAATAGACTTGatttttactaaaataaaaataaaaatgggatAGAGGGTATTATAACTGCCTGCCCACTACTCATATGCAACAATGCATGAACCACACATAAATTTTCCCACTAGGATCATCAGATAGGAGAAGGAAGATATTTTCCCTTGTTTTGGGCAAAAGTAAATAGTTTTCTGCTGTTGTTTTCAAACATTCTGAAAGAAATGTTCCTTCTCCTTCATCATCAAAATGAACAAATATATGAATTTCTAACTGAAAAGCGGCTAACTCATGATAGAGGAGCATGTCTCAAAGATCATTTTGGCTTGTTCATATTTTAAATGAAAACAAATTCTTTTGTGTGAAATAGCTATCAGATGCAACTGTATCATAACTATAATTTAACATGCCTAAGACTGCAAATAGACAACATATTTGAATAAGGAAAATAATGAAATCAAGATCTCAAAAGTTCAAGTACTAACTTGATTGATCTAGGCTGAGTCATTGCTGCCCACTGGTTATAAACATCACTTGGTGCCTCTGGCAGAGGACCAGATACTGGTCCCTTAGAATTGGAGTAATGCAAGACTGCAACACCTATGACTCTTTGCCAAAGTGATTCATTCACAAACCGAGCACTTGCCACAATATAATAATCAGAAGTTGCATTCTGATCCATGGTAACCAAAAAAGAATAGGATTGGCCCACATGAATGTCAAAGTTAGTATAATTTTGTTGGGATGTATAATATCCCTCTGTTTCTACAAGAAGTAGATTGTGACCCTGAATTCTAAAGTTCAAACTAGTTGAAGTCCCAACATTGTGCACTCGCAGTCGATAAGTTTTGCCTGCAAAAGAAATACTATTGCTGATTAAAACTTCAAACAGTTGAACCTAAACACCAACATATTTAGTCACTGTGGAtgtattcaaaacaaattcacaAAGAAAAATTTTTATCATTTGCATTTTTATAGCACACAGTTGGAACACACAAATTGATTTGATCAAATGACATCACCACCAGAATCaccaaaaatgaataaaaatgaaGGATTAGGGAACCGGCCACCTCTAATCAATATGGCAGTTGCTAGAAAGTCAAATAGGCTAATGGGAGGAGTCAGGCAAACTGGTTTCAAGTGtgagaaaaaaataaattgaaatgtgaCTTAACGCCAATTCCCGTGCTTCCTGTAATCAATGCTTGAATATTATTACCTGGATCCACTTGAATAGTTTCATACTCAATACCATCAGGTACAAGCGTGGTGTTGTATCTGTAAGGCCCCTTCCCATTAATTAGAACTCCATCTGGCATGCCAAGGTCTTTTCCAGAGTCAAGGGCAGTTCTCAATGCCTGAAATTGCCATTAAAGCCACCATTGGAGTTCAGTGCTGCAAATCATAAAAGTTCACAAGACAATATCAACTCCAAAACAAAACTAACCGTATGGTTTTGTGTATACCAGTCACCAATCAGAAGGATAATATCCCCATCAGGCTGTGAAAAAGGAATTGGGATAATTTCTCGATTATTAATGATAAAGGAACCAAAACCACCAGATGCTCTTTGAAGATTCAAGGATGGAAAATAGAAAAAGCTTCCAATCTGATCCTTGACTtgaaaattataagtaaaattctCTTTGGGAGGAATTGGACAATTTGTGCCACGAACACCATCCTGCCATGAATCACGCCGCATTTGGATTCCAGGCCTGTCAAAAGTCACAACCATCCACCACAAATTTCCCCAAAATAGCTCGTCCTAAAAATTTAGAGCAAGAAagggagggaggaaaataaatgaaaaatgatagtATGAAACCTACCAAGTCATTAGGAGATTTTCATCCAAGTCATTCCATACGTTAACAATAACAACGTAGTTAGTAGTAGCATTAATAATAGGACCAGGAAACTCCCCATTAACTGCTATAACCTGCAATCATAAGTAAACAAATAAGTAAAAATGTTAGAAACTATACTGTTATGGCAGGACAAACAATAAGTACACGTCAAGATGcgagaaaatttaataaaaaagtaaaatacaATCATTCAAAACTATCAAAAACTCTATAAGAGAGCAGACAAAATATTTtctcattttttattaaaatcaaaTCACAACAAAAAAAATTTTCAGATCATATCATATTTTAGTCCAAAATTTTTAGTCGGATCACAATTTGAATCAAGGCTACAAATTCATTAGAAGCATTAGAAGAAACCATGTATAATCAAGTTCGGCTTCAATCTTCTTCCATTACAGTAAAACCCACAATCCCATAGAAAGCATTAACAAGATATTACTCAGAAAAACGTTATGAGAAAAGGAACCCATGTATAAAAAAACTCACGCAGCAGCATTTTCAGTAGATCCAAagcaaataattaaaaataataattatttgtaGAATTGAAATCATGTTCATACACTGAATAACTCCAAGGAAACCCACATAAACAAAAACAACTAGAAAAACAAAGACGAAAATGAAGAAAGCAGAGAGAGGAGAGTATAAACAGAACCTGCTGAGGAACACCAAGAGGAGATGCAGTGATGTAAGAAAGTCTAAATTCATAGGAAACGGAGGGGTCTGCCGCAAAACAGAGGGTGGTAAACAGGGCAATGTGAATCAAAGGCAACAGAGAGAAGCGAGACAGAGCCATGGAGAGTATGGGTTTTGAATTATAAGAGAATTCCACCATAGAGTCGAGGATTGAAGAAATTCGTATGATGATTTCGCATAGAAGAAAAATGAGACTAGAGTGAGAAGGAAGGTGGGTTAATTTTATGTATATGCGAATGGACTTTGTCTTTGTTTGTTTCTTAACAAAGCAACAAATCAGAGTGGACTCACTATTCCTTAAACCTTTCAAATTCAGCATGTTTTGTAGCCGGATATTGCGCGTCCAATACCTGTTACTCTCTGAACCAGTTATGCTGACACTAAGATACTGATGCACAGCAATTTTTCATAAAACATTAAaggtaaaatattaaattattaaatcattaaaaataatttatttttattattatcttactaaaaattaaattagatcgAATCAATCAATATAATAGTTCAacaaaattttagttaatttaaattatattttatgttttcacataaaatttaaaatagctAAAGCTGCATATGTCTCCTCCCTTGATATTATGACGTCCTCTGTCTGCTCTTGTTCTATGTTATATTGAaggtttattattaaaaaaatagaataaaataaaattcatcttataaataaaaaaaataaagtattaaaaagtcaaagattcattttaattagttttatttttcttttttatatttttaattagttatattAGAATCAAATTGTAAtaatctttttttattatttttaaatttgaagGGTTTATTTGCTCTAAGagcttatttgatttatttttaaaaaatttaaaggatttatttaatcttttttaaaaattaaaaggtttaattagattttaaaacaatttaaaaatttatgtgACTATTTTACATAATTTTAATAACCTAAATAGACATTTTATCTCTATATTAAAATCTTTTTTTAAGATGAATCTTTCATAATTGATCTGAATTACTTTAGTGGAATTCTGGATTTTGctgaaaaattactatttaatttatatattttaataaaattaattatttaatttttataatttatttttattaaattatttaatcatttcatttaattttctattagttaatacttatcaaattattatttaatttttatattttaataaaattaattagttgatatctttattttaaaaaatactgctatttaatttctctattataataaaattaatttgttaattatgtatattgaaaacacaatattttaaaaaatatatttttaaatgaaaataaaaacttTATTGTATGgaaactaaattttaatttatgtgttttttttaattattcaagtattttcatatttagttcccTATAtatcatttttgtattttctctATTAGAAATAATTTTCGTAAATTATCATATTTATTGTTGGGAGATTTAAAGAAATTGATTAACATATTTACGCATATAAtttgtattaatttttataaaaaaagataaaaaaaatagagATAAAGGGGATAAGAGttcgagtgaaaaaaaaaataaatatagaaaataaaaaataaagtaggATACAAGAGAAATAAGAAGATTTGAactaaataaagaaaaataagaattgaAGATCATGCctatttgatttaaaaaaaaaagtgaataaaGAGTTTATAAAACTAAATTATGCaggt
Above is a genomic segment from Hevea brasiliensis isolate MT/VB/25A 57/8 chromosome 17, ASM3005281v1, whole genome shotgun sequence containing:
- the LOC110658336 gene encoding monocopper oxidase-like protein SKS1; the protein is MVEFSYNSKPILSMALSRFSLLPLIHIALFTTLCFAADPSVSYEFRLSYITASPLGVPQQVIAVNGEFPGPIINATTNYVVIVNVWNDLDENLLMTWPGIQMRRDSWQDGVRGTNCPIPPKENFTYNFQVKDQIGSFFYFPSLNLQRASGGFGSFIINNREIIPIPFSQPDGDIILLIGDWYTQNHTALRTALDSGKDLGMPDGVLINGKGPYRYNTTLVPDGIEYETIQVDPGKTYRLRVHNVGTSTSLNFRIQGHNLLLVETEGYYTSQQNYTNFDIHVGQSYSFLVTMDQNATSDYYIVASARFVNESLWQRVIGVAVLHYSNSKGPVSGPLPEAPSDVYNQWAAMTQPRSIKQNTTASGARPNPQGSFHYGQINITETYVLRSLPPVTIDGKQRATVNDISFVNPDTPIRLADLHKVKGAYKLDFPNMPLNRPPKMDISVINATYKGFIQVILQNNDTKMLSFHMDGYSFFVVGMDWGVWTEDKKSSYNNWDAISRSTVEVYPGGWTAVLVSLDNVGIWNLRVENLDRWYLGHETYMRIINPEENGATEMAPPDNVRYCGALQSLQKNSTHSSATSILAGKSVVFSSLLIALCSSFFIFG